Proteins found in one Chloroflexota bacterium genomic segment:
- a CDS encoding YgiT-type zinc finger protein, producing MKCSIQGCPGEYEAKRIVHTVRREGQVIVIDHVPAEVCAICGDTLLHPDTVRKVETLIQQKGQPASSVPLYEFA from the coding sequence ATGAAATGCAGCATTCAAGGCTGTCCTGGTGAATACGAAGCGAAACGCATCGTACACACCGTGCGGCGCGAAGGGCAAGTAATTGTCATCGACCACGTGCCGGCTGAGGTGTGTGCAATCTGTGGCGACACGCTGCTCCATCCAGACACAGTGCGCAAGGTCGAAACGCTCATACAACAAAAGGGTCAGCCGGCGAGCAGCGTCCCCTTGTATGAGTTCGCATAG
- a CDS encoding extracellular solute-binding protein, whose amino-acid sequence MYKSTDVNVTRRRMLGIGAGMLGSVGLLAACGQVAAPVEEAPEMEEKEAEAEAPKMETVQVDFWSLNGFWASFTEGVGMELRDEFNSMQDAIFINTMPTPWSETFEKLPAAVAADAAPDMSFAPRFTIKTLAHGGLASEMTEMVKASATIDTGDMWEEILNDAVWQGRQFGMPFTPDARTLFIGHENLIEAGLDPENPPATWDDLYSAIGRLVEKDGAKLSQLGYVPHWGPGSIFACWMVAVWQLGGAIISADDSTSTLDNETTVAAFEHMLRIYDLQDGFLAADEFRGDVDPRIVFTDRGASMIYTIYDTPHQPNYKAGFDKLEYSAAPVPLPPGGNTVTYSGCGDNIIPNGSKNPEQAFKFIEWLFEAPQDLRHALGKSRLPMRKSVANSEDFIQGDPLRKEAVDSMAVAGFVVGAPGGIGLIGIHNTMAQTIFKKETTIQEALKEADQLAQEVLNESLANSVLQ is encoded by the coding sequence ATGTACAAGTCAACGGACGTGAACGTGACCCGGCGGCGGATGCTTGGCATTGGCGCCGGTATGCTTGGAAGTGTGGGACTCTTGGCCGCGTGTGGGCAGGTAGCCGCGCCGGTGGAAGAAGCGCCGGAGATGGAAGAGAAGGAAGCCGAGGCGGAAGCGCCCAAGATGGAGACCGTGCAGGTTGACTTCTGGTCGCTCAACGGTTTCTGGGCCTCATTCACCGAGGGCGTGGGAATGGAACTGCGCGACGAGTTTAACTCGATGCAGGACGCAATCTTCATCAACACCATGCCTACGCCGTGGAGCGAGACGTTTGAGAAACTGCCTGCTGCGGTGGCGGCCGACGCCGCGCCCGATATGTCATTCGCGCCGCGTTTCACCATCAAGACCCTTGCCCACGGTGGCCTGGCATCGGAGATGACCGAAATGGTCAAGGCCTCTGCCACCATAGATACCGGCGATATGTGGGAAGAGATCCTGAATGATGCCGTTTGGCAGGGGCGCCAGTTTGGGATGCCCTTTACGCCCGACGCCCGCACGCTCTTCATCGGCCACGAAAACCTGATCGAGGCCGGTCTGGACCCGGAGAATCCGCCCGCCACGTGGGATGACCTCTACTCAGCCATCGGCAGGCTGGTGGAGAAAGACGGCGCGAAACTCTCCCAGCTTGGCTACGTCCCGCATTGGGGCCCCGGCAGTATCTTCGCGTGTTGGATGGTGGCGGTCTGGCAGTTGGGCGGCGCCATTATTAGTGCGGACGACAGCACCTCGACGCTCGACAATGAGACAACGGTGGCCGCGTTCGAGCACATGCTCCGCATCTATGATTTGCAGGATGGCTTCTTGGCGGCAGATGAATTCCGAGGCGATGTCGATCCCCGGATTGTCTTCACCGACCGCGGCGCCAGCATGATCTATACGATCTATGACACGCCGCACCAGCCCAACTACAAAGCGGGCTTCGACAAGCTCGAATACAGCGCAGCTCCGGTGCCTTTGCCGCCGGGTGGCAATACCGTGACGTATAGCGGCTGCGGCGACAACATCATCCCCAACGGCTCCAAAAATCCGGAGCAGGCCTTTAAGTTTATCGAGTGGCTCTTCGAGGCGCCGCAAGACCTCCGCCACGCTTTGGGTAAGAGCCGGCTGCCCATGCGCAAGTCCGTAGCCAACAGCGAGGACTTCATCCAGGGCGATCCGTTGCGCAAGGAGGCCGTGGACTCGATGGCGGTTGCCGGTTTCGTCGTTGGAGCGCCGGGCGGCATCGGCCTGATCGGCATTCACAACACCATGGCACAGACCATCTTCAAGAAGGAAACGACCATCCAAGAGGCGCTTAAAGAGGCCGATCAGTTGGCTCAGGAAGTGCTGAACGAATCGTTGGCGAACTCGGTGCTTCAGTAA
- a CDS encoding NAD(P)-dependent oxidoreductase, whose protein sequence is MRILLSGASGRVGTNLTKELLARGHQVRGMVFPGDPKEDKLDAFDVEIANVGLDDTDGIAKAAVGVDAVVHTACVMSRPPSMEKFTYYDINTTGTMRLLQAVAEQGEKLHRFVHISSDTVYPMPSLLYAPVDEQHPRLPIKEYGMIKVLNEEMVEHYRREYGLRTTIIRPGAILAGEEIFNGWAAGLAAQQYREANHAQCGPLHHPEMAENLAKLDEAVKQRTDDPSKLLVNYHDRDGNPWLWQRTDARDVVHGIMQALEEDGGVGATLNMHGPYAIPFSEATPVLSDLLGLPVLDWEAPACWQYWADNSAAKSRVNYAPQHDFHRMIADAVALREGKETTVIPA, encoded by the coding sequence GTGAGAATACTGCTCTCAGGTGCATCGGGACGCGTGGGTACGAACCTAACGAAAGAGTTGCTCGCGCGGGGTCATCAGGTGCGGGGCATGGTCTTTCCGGGCGACCCGAAGGAGGACAAGCTCGATGCCTTTGATGTTGAGATCGCAAACGTGGGGCTGGATGACACTGATGGCATCGCCAAGGCGGCGGTGGGAGTGGATGCCGTAGTCCACACCGCGTGCGTCATGTCGCGACCGCCCTCCATGGAGAAGTTCACGTACTACGACATCAACACTACCGGCACCATGCGCTTGTTGCAGGCGGTGGCTGAGCAGGGCGAAAAGCTGCACCGGTTTGTGCACATCAGCAGTGATACGGTCTACCCCATGCCGTCGCTCCTCTACGCCCCGGTGGACGAGCAACACCCGCGCCTGCCGATCAAAGAGTACGGCATGATCAAAGTGCTCAACGAAGAAATGGTGGAGCACTACCGGCGCGAGTACGGACTGAGGACCACGATCATACGCCCCGGCGCAATTTTGGCGGGTGAGGAGATATTCAACGGTTGGGCCGCAGGCTTGGCGGCGCAACAGTATCGCGAGGCGAACCACGCCCAATGCGGTCCGCTGCATCACCCCGAAATGGCGGAGAACCTTGCCAAGCTGGATGAGGCGGTGAAGCAGCGCACGGACGATCCCAGCAAGCTGCTGGTCAACTACCACGACCGCGACGGCAACCCCTGGCTGTGGCAACGCACCGACGCCCGGGACGTGGTGCACGGCATCATGCAAGCATTGGAAGAGGACGGCGGGGTCGGTGCGACTCTGAACATGCACGGTCCCTACGCCATTCCATTCAGTGAAGCGACGCCAGTGCTCAGCGATCTATTGGGCCTGCCGGTGTTGGACTGGGAAGCGCCGGCCTGCTGGCAGTATTGGGCGGATAACAGTGCGGCGAAGTCGCGGGTGAATTATGCCCCGCAGCATGACTTCCACCGTATGATCGCCGATGCGGTGGCGCTGCGTGAAGGCAAGGAGACAACGGTCATTCCGGCGTAG
- a CDS encoding carbon-nitrogen hydrolase family protein, with translation MSFKLAVVQMDCVLGDVAANLARADSLVAAAAAQGATVAVLPELATTGYFVGDRIGALAEPIPGPTTDELGRIAQRHRCYVVAGMIEQGQDCFYNSAVLLAPDGSLHGAYRKVHLFSAEREAFTPGTEPALFDIGGTRVALTICYDLIFPEYIRRLVLEGAEVILNSTDWITNDWQRGLGWSGTVVSGLVATRALENTVHVAMADRVGVEEGWKSLGHSCIAAPSGGFLAKVDEGEGVAVASLELDHPDWQQWRTVATYLDDRQPDLYIPKEA, from the coding sequence ATGTCCTTCAAACTTGCTGTTGTTCAGATGGATTGCGTGCTCGGCGACGTGGCCGCCAACCTTGCGCGCGCCGACAGCCTCGTGGCAGCCGCCGCGGCACAAGGCGCAACCGTGGCCGTGCTGCCGGAACTCGCGACCACCGGGTACTTCGTCGGCGACCGCATCGGCGCGCTGGCGGAGCCAATCCCCGGTCCGACCACCGACGAGCTCGGCCGGATCGCGCAGCGCCACCGGTGCTACGTCGTGGCCGGCATGATCGAGCAAGGCCAGGACTGCTTCTACAATAGCGCCGTCCTGCTCGCCCCGGACGGCAGCCTGCACGGGGCCTACCGCAAGGTCCACCTCTTTTCGGCTGAACGAGAGGCCTTCACTCCCGGCACCGAGCCGGCCCTGTTCGACATTGGCGGTACCCGCGTGGCGCTGACGATTTGCTACGACCTCATCTTCCCCGAGTACATCCGCCGTCTTGTCCTGGAAGGCGCTGAGGTCATCCTGAACAGCACCGACTGGATCACCAACGACTGGCAGCGCGGCCTGGGCTGGAGCGGCACGGTGGTAAGCGGCCTTGTGGCCACGCGCGCCTTGGAGAACACCGTGCACGTGGCCATGGCCGACCGCGTCGGCGTGGAAGAGGGCTGGAAGAGCCTGGGACACTCCTGCATCGCAGCCCCGTCAGGCGGGTTTCTCGCCAAAGTCGACGAGGGCGAAGGGGTAGCCGTGGCGTCGCTGGAGCTCGACCACCCCGATTGGCAACAGTGGCGCACCGTAGCCACCTATTTGGACGACCGTCAACCAGATCTCTACATACCGAAAGAGGCGTAG
- a CDS encoding methyltransferase codes for MTPEWPESYPDPALVPRLQQLVWGKATTQCLFVAAKLGIADLLADGPQTVDELAAETETSAEALYRVLRLLASLDVFVELEPRQFALTPMAELLQADAPCSFRDYAIVHGSEWYNRAWAHLLYSVEKNEPAFDLACGLSLFDFMEQNPDAATDFNNSMTALSRFEAAGVCAAYDFSGFGTVVDVGGGHGRLLTEVLAAYPALDGILYDRPNVVDATRAELEASEFGSRCRVDGGDFFTGVPAGGDVYLLKHIIHDWDDERSAVILRNCRDAMTAGGRVLVIEGVMPPGNEPSNSKLWDVVMLALTSGGRERTEEEYVELFAQGGLSLSRVVPTHAVVSIVEGTAA; via the coding sequence GTGACGCCTGAATGGCCTGAATCATATCCTGATCCAGCGCTTGTGCCCCGCCTGCAACAGTTGGTGTGGGGCAAGGCCACCACGCAGTGTTTGTTTGTCGCCGCAAAGCTGGGTATTGCCGACCTGTTGGCAGACGGCCCGCAAACTGTGGATGAACTCGCTGCAGAGACGGAGACGAGCGCGGAGGCGCTCTATCGCGTCTTGCGTCTCTTGGCAAGTTTGGATGTGTTTGTGGAATTGGAGCCGCGGCAGTTTGCGCTCACCCCCATGGCGGAACTGCTGCAAGCGGATGCGCCTTGTTCCTTCCGCGACTACGCGATCGTGCACGGCAGCGAGTGGTACAACCGGGCGTGGGCGCATCTGCTCTACAGTGTCGAAAAGAACGAGCCGGCATTTGACCTTGCCTGTGGGCTTTCGCTCTTCGACTTCATGGAACAAAACCCCGACGCGGCAACTGACTTCAATAACTCGATGACGGCGCTTTCGCGCTTCGAGGCCGCCGGTGTCTGTGCTGCCTATGACTTTTCCGGTTTCGGCACCGTGGTGGACGTGGGGGGCGGTCACGGTCGCCTGCTGACCGAAGTCCTCGCAGCCTATCCCGCGCTCGACGGCATTCTCTACGACCGGCCGAATGTGGTTGATGCTACCAGAGCGGAGCTTGAAGCCTCGGAATTCGGCAGTCGCTGCCGGGTTGATGGCGGCGATTTTTTCACGGGCGTTCCCGCTGGCGGCGACGTCTACCTCCTCAAGCACATCATCCATGACTGGGACGATGAGCGGTCTGCGGTGATCCTGCGGAACTGTCGCGACGCCATGACGGCGGGTGGCCGGGTGCTCGTTATAGAAGGCGTGATGCCGCCGGGCAATGAGCCGTCGAACAGCAAGCTCTGGGACGTGGTGATGCTCGCGCTGACCTCCGGCGGGCGTGAACGCACGGAAGAAGAATACGTGGAACTCTTTGCCCAAGGCGGTCTTTCCCTTAGCCGGGTTGTTCCCACGCATGCCGTGGTGAGTATCGTCGAAGGCACGGCTGCCTAG
- a CDS encoding acetylxylan esterase, with the protein MDIRTYLSNEARRMHGESLQDLPAPEDWAQARVQWQAQYYEMMGITSHMALAERPPLNMCVTKETQRDGYRIQNVYYESLPGLYVTGNLYLPTNVDGPVPGVLYVCGHAQKQKEHYQAHPRKFAQLGFACLLVETIQLGEIEGHHHGTCHRGWFNWFSQGYTPAGVELWNGVRGLDLLASLPEVDSARLGVTGISGGGAVSWWIAAADERVKVVAPVCGTATFASHVCERTLDGHCDCMFFVNAYGWELADVARLIAPRPMLIGSANRDGIFHIRSIRETFAGIKQIYDHVGASENTILIETPGGHSYHANSRRGIFSWFLRHLANKDVSPEAAGDIDDRPEVQEDAATLRVYQNGVPTSERVTTIHEDFFTLPELPTIANADELAAVRDKARAKLAEMSFRHFPSTPGSLDAEVEYETGRGDAVAGGRFAYTSEGGWRLHGSWTLPEADADAPAVVALRTPHEQRRATEDWLQGLDSSWARVVAEPRGTGDNAWGTELDWHVRRACMLLGRTVASMQVYDTLRALDAVAHLPGVDSSRLALAGRGQMAVVALYVALLHGNLEALILSDLPESLAAHSSPDGTGIASEILFALQHADLPQAAGLLWPMELVFLGPRPGTFGWTEDLYSRLGTPGAIRHVMNLGQWQPSITG; encoded by the coding sequence GTGGACATTCGCACCTACCTTTCCAACGAAGCCAGGCGTATGCATGGGGAATCCTTGCAGGACTTGCCCGCGCCGGAAGACTGGGCGCAGGCCCGTGTACAATGGCAGGCGCAGTACTACGAAATGATGGGCATCACCTCCCACATGGCCTTGGCGGAGCGCCCGCCTTTGAACATGTGCGTGACCAAGGAAACGCAACGGGACGGTTACCGCATTCAGAACGTCTACTACGAAAGCCTGCCCGGACTCTATGTGACCGGCAACCTCTACTTGCCGACGAATGTCGACGGCCCCGTGCCCGGCGTCCTCTATGTCTGCGGCCACGCGCAGAAGCAGAAGGAGCACTATCAGGCGCATCCCCGCAAATTCGCCCAACTCGGCTTCGCCTGCTTGCTCGTGGAAACGATCCAGCTTGGCGAGATAGAGGGACACCATCACGGTACGTGCCATCGTGGCTGGTTCAATTGGTTCAGCCAGGGCTACACCCCCGCCGGTGTGGAACTCTGGAACGGCGTGCGCGGCCTTGATTTGCTGGCGTCATTGCCGGAAGTGGACAGCGCGCGCCTGGGTGTCACCGGCATCTCGGGCGGCGGCGCGGTAAGCTGGTGGATTGCCGCGGCGGACGAACGCGTGAAGGTGGTAGCGCCAGTCTGCGGTACCGCTACGTTTGCTTCCCACGTGTGCGAGCGCACGCTAGACGGCCACTGCGACTGCATGTTCTTCGTCAACGCCTATGGCTGGGAGCTGGCCGACGTGGCGCGACTCATCGCGCCGCGCCCTATGCTTATCGGCTCCGCCAATCGCGACGGTATCTTTCACATCCGCTCAATCCGCGAGACCTTTGCGGGAATCAAGCAGATCTACGATCACGTGGGCGCGAGCGAGAACACTATCTTGATCGAGACGCCCGGCGGCCACTCCTACCACGCCAACTCGCGCCGCGGCATCTTCTCCTGGTTCCTGCGCCACCTGGCAAATAAGGACGTATCGCCGGAGGCAGCAGGCGACATTGACGACCGTCCTGAAGTGCAAGAGGATGCCGCCACGCTCCGCGTTTATCAAAACGGCGTGCCTACGTCCGAGCGCGTCACGACTATTCACGAGGACTTCTTCACGCTGCCGGAACTGCCGACTATTGCGAATGCAGACGAATTGGCAGCCGTCCGCGACAAGGCGCGCGCCAAGCTTGCAGAGATGTCGTTCAGACACTTCCCCAGCACGCCAGGTTCTCTAGACGCGGAGGTCGAATACGAGACCGGGCGCGGCGATGCGGTCGCTGGCGGCAGGTTTGCCTACACGTCGGAAGGCGGCTGGCGGCTGCACGGGTCTTGGACTCTGCCGGAAGCAGATGCCGATGCACCGGCCGTCGTCGCGCTGCGTACGCCCCACGAGCAACGCCGCGCCACGGAAGACTGGCTGCAAGGCCTCGATAGCTCCTGGGCACGGGTGGTGGCAGAGCCGCGCGGCACCGGAGACAATGCCTGGGGTACGGAACTTGATTGGCACGTGCGCCGGGCGTGTATGCTTCTCGGCCGCACCGTGGCGTCGATGCAGGTCTACGATACGCTGCGCGCCTTGGATGCCGTTGCACACCTGCCCGGTGTGGATAGCTCGCGGCTGGCGTTGGCCGGTCGCGGCCAGATGGCAGTAGTAGCGCTCTACGTGGCGCTGCTCCACGGCAACTTAGAAGCGCTCATTCTGAGCGATCTGCCGGAATCGCTGGCCGCGCATTCCAGCCCTGACGGCACCGGCATCGCCAGCGAAATCCTGTTTGCGCTCCAACACGCCGACCTGCCCCAAGCCGCAGGCCTCCTCTGGCCCATGGAACTAGTCTTCTTGGGTCCACGTCCCGGCACCTTCGGCTGGACGGAGGATCTCTATAGCCGCCTCGGCACCCCCGGCGCGATACGGCATGTGATGAATCTTGGGCAATGGCAGCCTAGCATCACGGGATAG
- a CDS encoding sulfatase, which produces MKVLYIDIDSLRRDHLGCYGYERPTTPNLDRLAWEGARFTNMYAADTPCVPARASIFTGRWGIKTGLLTHGERAQSIGDYGRPAGELDTKPWEQDARYAGPTYPPIGSRAPQVQQYLAEQKGEAGLRTAVVSTFGDQASWFRMGWNAYYRPQWHLGHSNVEAPEITAHALAWLLDHAQDDFFLYVHYWDPHQSYKAPQAYVDKMLTYPPPDWPSDERIKDDAERYAHMPNSAGSHRIRGKEDFDYWMAMYDAEIAYCDEYVGRLLDALKVVGILDDTLIIAATDHGENQGEHSVYGDHWGVYETDAHIWMLARWPQGGIRPGTVVDAAGYTLDLGPTLCAVADLETPARWQGRSLLEMMRGEPEPQPRRDYVYLEHGLWSAQRAIRTIDAADGRDWKLIKSYHGGLMNWPLTQLFDLANNPREEANVADANPAVTRDLEYRLWQWEEEQLQGWPDPLKKVAQEGPQTVLSALENMQEGPFQWPNPAGHVVPHKRP; this is translated from the coding sequence ATGAAAGTACTTTACATCGACATTGATTCCCTGCGCCGTGATCACTTGGGCTGCTACGGGTACGAGCGGCCGACCACGCCGAACCTAGACCGGCTGGCGTGGGAAGGCGCGCGCTTCACCAACATGTATGCCGCCGATACGCCGTGTGTGCCGGCGCGGGCGAGCATCTTCACCGGACGTTGGGGTATCAAGACTGGACTGCTCACTCACGGCGAGCGGGCGCAATCCATTGGCGACTACGGGCGGCCGGCAGGCGAATTGGACACGAAGCCCTGGGAACAAGACGCCCGCTACGCCGGACCGACGTATCCTCCCATCGGCAGTCGAGCGCCGCAGGTGCAGCAGTATCTGGCTGAGCAGAAAGGGGAGGCAGGCTTGCGTACGGCGGTGGTCTCGACGTTTGGCGATCAGGCGTCTTGGTTCCGCATGGGCTGGAATGCGTACTACCGTCCGCAGTGGCATTTGGGGCACAGCAACGTGGAAGCGCCGGAGATTACGGCGCATGCACTGGCTTGGCTGCTAGACCACGCGCAGGACGATTTCTTCCTCTACGTCCACTACTGGGACCCGCACCAATCGTACAAAGCACCGCAAGCGTATGTGGACAAGATGCTTACCTACCCGCCGCCTGACTGGCCGTCCGACGAGCGGATCAAAGATGACGCCGAGCGCTACGCTCACATGCCGAACTCCGCCGGTTCGCACCGCATCCGGGGCAAGGAAGATTTCGATTACTGGATGGCGATGTACGATGCCGAGATCGCCTATTGCGACGAGTACGTCGGGAGGCTGCTGGATGCGTTAAAGGTAGTGGGTATTCTGGATGATACCCTCATCATTGCCGCTACCGATCACGGCGAGAATCAGGGCGAACACAGCGTTTACGGCGACCACTGGGGCGTCTACGAGACCGATGCCCACATCTGGATGCTCGCGCGCTGGCCGCAGGGCGGGATTCGGCCGGGCACGGTAGTAGATGCGGCGGGCTATACGCTGGATCTTGGCCCGACCCTATGCGCGGTTGCCGATTTGGAAACACCGGCACGCTGGCAGGGGCGCTCGCTCCTGGAGATGATGCGGGGCGAGCCGGAACCGCAGCCGCGACGCGACTACGTGTACTTGGAGCACGGCCTATGGTCGGCACAGCGGGCGATTCGCACCATCGACGCCGCGGACGGGCGCGACTGGAAGCTCATCAAGAGCTACCACGGCGGTTTGATGAACTGGCCGCTGACTCAGCTCTTTGATCTGGCGAATAATCCGCGTGAGGAAGCCAACGTGGCGGATGCCAACCCCGCAGTCACGCGGGACCTGGAATACCGCCTCTGGCAGTGGGAAGAGGAGCAACTCCAGGGCTGGCCTGATCCGCTGAAGAAGGTGGCCCAAGAGGGCCCGCAAACGGTGCTCAGCGCTCTGGAAAACATGCAAGAGGGCCCATTCCAGTGGCCGAACCCGGCAGGCCACGTGGTACCGCACAAGCGGCCATAA
- a CDS encoding gamma-glutamyltransferase family protein, with protein sequence MAEFTTRPVITGTFGVVTTGHYLATAIGMRVLENGGNAIDAGVAAGFALNLLKPHSNGIGGESPILIHRAAADGPQTVAINGQGMAPKRATIEWFRAQNIDLIPGDGFLPATVPGAFGAWVTSLLRYGRLSLKETLGPVVDMARDGFPMYAELSRSLATHAEKFRTRWPTSAEAFLNNGAVPEVGSLWRQPTWAATFQAAIDVEMREQHRGREAGLRAALDYFYRGDVAAKAADFAANTEILDASGEPHRGLITAEDFAAFRTKVEPPVTVNYRGIDVYKCGPWCQGPVFLQQLTLLEQYDLAGLGHNSPEYIHTVVEAAKLAFADRETYYGDPAFVHVPFDRLLSKEYAAERSTLIDPAAASAELRPGGLPPQTLETLPGDPAFYAFDTTHLDVIDAEGNMFSATPSGGWLPSSPVVEGLGFPLGTRGQMFSLDKDHPNALMPGKRPRTTLTPSLAMKDGRPHMVFGTPGGDMQDQWTLQFFLNVVDFGMNLQEAIEAPSFHTMHFPSSFYPRAAYPKRVVVEGRISAETRAALEVRGHEIVVGGDWAHGQVTGVRFDPDTGLIEGGASPRTMVPYAMGR encoded by the coding sequence ATGGCAGAATTTACCACACGCCCCGTAATCACGGGTACGTTCGGCGTGGTGACGACGGGGCACTACCTGGCGACGGCAATTGGAATGCGGGTGCTGGAAAACGGTGGGAATGCCATAGATGCCGGTGTGGCGGCCGGCTTTGCGCTCAATCTTCTGAAGCCCCATTCGAACGGCATCGGCGGCGAGAGTCCAATTCTCATTCACCGCGCCGCCGCTGACGGCCCGCAGACTGTTGCCATTAACGGCCAGGGCATGGCGCCAAAGCGAGCAACCATCGAGTGGTTTCGCGCGCAGAACATCGACCTCATTCCAGGTGACGGTTTCTTGCCGGCCACGGTGCCGGGCGCGTTTGGCGCGTGGGTTACGTCGCTGCTGCGGTATGGGAGACTGAGCCTCAAGGAGACGTTGGGCCCGGTGGTGGACATGGCCCGCGACGGCTTTCCCATGTATGCGGAATTGAGCCGCTCACTTGCAACCCACGCGGAGAAATTTCGCACCCGCTGGCCGACGTCGGCCGAGGCATTTCTAAATAACGGCGCGGTACCGGAAGTTGGCTCGCTGTGGCGGCAGCCGACCTGGGCGGCCACCTTTCAAGCAGCCATAGACGTGGAGATGCGAGAGCAGCATCGCGGGCGGGAAGCGGGGTTACGCGCTGCCCTCGACTATTTCTATCGCGGCGACGTGGCCGCAAAGGCTGCTGACTTTGCAGCGAACACGGAGATTCTTGACGCCAGCGGTGAGCCGCACCGGGGCCTGATTACTGCGGAGGATTTCGCCGCCTTCCGCACCAAGGTTGAGCCGCCTGTCACGGTCAACTATCGAGGCATTGACGTCTATAAATGCGGTCCTTGGTGCCAAGGACCTGTCTTCTTACAGCAACTCACACTGCTGGAGCAATACGACCTGGCGGGCTTGGGCCACAATTCACCTGAGTATATCCACACCGTGGTCGAGGCGGCGAAGCTGGCCTTCGCAGACCGCGAGACGTACTACGGCGATCCGGCATTTGTGCACGTTCCGTTTGACCGGCTCTTGAGCAAAGAGTACGCCGCGGAGCGCAGCACGTTGATTGATCCGGCAGCGGCTTCCGCCGAACTGCGGCCCGGCGGCCTGCCGCCGCAGACCTTGGAAACGCTGCCAGGCGACCCGGCGTTCTACGCCTTTGATACGACCCATTTGGACGTTATCGATGCGGAAGGCAACATGTTTTCCGCCACGCCGAGCGGAGGTTGGTTGCCGTCCTCGCCGGTTGTTGAGGGTCTCGGCTTCCCGTTGGGCACACGCGGGCAGATGTTCTCTCTCGATAAGGACCATCCCAATGCCCTCATGCCGGGGAAGCGTCCCCGCACGACCTTGACACCTTCGCTGGCAATGAAAGACGGCAGGCCGCATATGGTCTTCGGCACGCCCGGCGGCGACATGCAGGACCAATGGACGCTACAGTTCTTTCTCAACGTGGTGGATTTCGGTATGAATCTACAGGAAGCGATTGAGGCCCCGTCTTTTCATACCATGCACTTCCCCAGTTCGTTCTACCCCCGCGCCGCCTATCCCAAGAGAGTGGTGGTGGAGGGCCGCATTTCAGCAGAAACACGCGCCGCGCTCGAGGTGCGCGGCCATGAGATCGTCGTGGGAGGGGACTGGGCGCACGGCCAGGTCACGGGTGTTCGTTTCGATCCGGATACCGGTCTGATTGAAGGTGGAGCATCTCCGCGGACGATGGTCCCCTACGCCATGGGGCGGTAG